TAGAGACCAAGGATCCATATACCAGTGGCCACAGCTACCGGGTATATAAGATGTCCAAAGATCTAGGTGGTATGTTCAGTTTAACTGATGAAGATCGCTTCAATCTTGAAGGTGGATCACTATTACATGACATCGGCAAGATTGGTATCAAGGATGATGTACTTTTTAAACCAAGCTCATTAACTTCTGAAGAATTCACCATCATGAAGACCCATGTCATTTTGGGCGCCAATATCATTTCTCAAGTACCGACGCTCAAACGCTGTCTAGAACCGATTCTGTTTCACCACGAGCGCATGGACGGCAAGGGCTATCCGCACGGACTTGACGGAGCGGACATTCCCTTCATTGCCAAAATCACCACTGTAGCTGACGCCTATGACGCTATGACAACCAATCGAGTTTATATGCCAGCGCGCTCACCGGAGGAAGGACTTGAAGAAATCATTCGTTTTTCTGGTACACAATTTGACCCAGAAGTCGTCGAAGCCTTTGTTGCTTGGTGGCACCAGAAACACAAAGAACGAGATCCAATTATTAGTTCAGGGGATTTTAAAGATAGTGAGACTATGACTACTGATATTGCAAAGTTGCATTAATTATTTGCCAGCATCAACAACTAACAAAAATAATTATTAACAGCAAATTCATACTGCTCAATCACAAGCTCCTTAAGATACCTAAGATTATTTTGTTCATAAAAGAGCAAGATCGATTTTTTGTAGTCCTGAATATCAATACTTCTGTATGAAAGAGGGCAATAATCATATGCCATCAAAATTGCGTTTGTAGCCATACGCGCTGTTCGCCTATTACCATCTTCAAATGCTTGAATATATGGAAATAAAACTGAGCTATACAAAGCCTTAGCAATAACTGTGCCCTCCTGATTAATTAAGACACAAGTCTTCTCCAAAGCTTCCTTGATTTGAAATTCATTTTCAAGAGGTCTATAGCTTGTGCCAGTAATGCCTACTAATTTCTTACGGATATTCTGATCAATAGCTAATTTATCAATAACTAAATTATGTAAGTCTATTAAATTACTCAAGCTCAACTTCTTATAAGTAGATGAATTTTCAAGCAAGTAATCTAAAACTTGCTTGTGATTAAGAAGCATCTGTGCTTCTTCCTGACTATGATTGGGATTTAAGATACCTGTTTTAAGTAGAGCCTCAGTATCTAACAAGGAATATGTGTTGCCTTCAATTT
This DNA window, taken from Cyanobacteriota bacterium, encodes the following:
- a CDS encoding HD-GYP domain-containing protein, with product MSEEFYNIAKALIYSLETKDPYTSGHSYRVYKMSKDLGGMFSLTDEDRFNLEGGSLLHDIGKIGIKDDVLFKPSSLTSEEFTIMKTHVILGANIISQVPTLKRCLEPILFHHERMDGKGYPHGLDGADIPFIAKITTVADAYDAMTTNRVYMPARSPEEGLEEIIRFSGTQFDPEVVEAFVAWWHQKHKERDPIISSGDFKDSETMTTDIAKLH
- a CDS encoding Fic family protein; the protein is MESNLNQRQIYILEVLGEKLSVSIAELRAAVTDVSQKTLVRDLNFLQEQGLVKREGQAKATNYSLLPLYKLTKVIDKQTYFDIELDLRKIQQRFEHSIFNDLQESSEKIFTQSESKHIDELTKKYQLSKSELSQGLIKKEFERLTIELAWKSSKIEGNTYSLLDTEALLKTGILNPNHSQEEAQMLLNHKQVLDYLLENSSTYKKLSLSNLIDLHNLVIDKLAIDQNIRKKLVGITGTSYRPLENEFQIKEALEKTCVLINQEGTVIAKALYSSVLFPYIQAFEDGNRRTARMATNAILMAYDYCPLSYRSIDIQDYKKSILLFYEQNNLRYLKELVIEQYEFAVNNYFC